A portion of the Perognathus longimembris pacificus isolate PPM17 chromosome 20, ASM2315922v1, whole genome shotgun sequence genome contains these proteins:
- the Prr12 gene encoding proline-rich protein 12 produces the protein MDRNYPSAGFGDPLGAGAGWSYERSAKASLVYGSSRTSHPETDILHRQAYAAPHPLQSYATNHHPAGLSGLFDTGLHHAGSAGPDASVMNLISALESRGPQPGPSASSLLSQFRSPSWQTAMHTPGPTELFISGALPGSSTFPSSSALSAYQHPASFGSRPFPVPSSLSLQDPPFSPPANGLLSPHDVLHLKPSQAPTVPSSLGFERLAGGGVLGPAGLGPAQTPPYRPGPPDPPPPPRHLPTQFNLLASSSAAAAAAAEQSSPQLYNFSGAAPGPPPSERALPRQDTVIKHYQRPASAQPPPPPPPAHALQHYLSCGGSYPSMGHRANLACSPLGGGEPSPGAGEPSKAGPSGATAGASGRATGPEAAGGGGGGAGGGGYRPIIQSPGYKTGKGGYGAATGGANRPPPPRSTATPKCQSLGGPAGAYATGKTSGAGGAGGQAYSPGQPQGLLGPQAYGQGFGGGQAQDLSKGPSYSGGPPQPPSGPPPPGLATCQSYSPDQLQGQLYGVQSEPYPGPAAHSQGLPTASPSLSYSTGHSPALSGHGGGWGPSSLGGGGEASPSHIIRPLQSPPATGRPPGVGSPGAPGKYLSSVLASAPFLAPPGAGSYAAGAGGYKGKGDGSELLAGPGGPPAERTEDEEFLIQHLLQAPSPPRTSGADGLVGEDGAADASKGLGGSGGAGGPPGTPYELAKEDPQRYHLQSVIRTSASLDEGATAALELGLGRLKEKKKGPERGGETPEGLATSVVHYGAGAKELGAFLQKSPPPPPPTGQPAQPTPHGLLLEAGGPDLPLVLPPPPPQLLPSVLSHAPSPSPSAPKVGVHLLEPATRDGAPQPPPPPPPPIPLQLEAHLRSHGLEPTAPSPRLRPEESLEPPGAMQELLGALEPLPPGPGDTGVGPPNSEGKDPAGAYRSPSPQGPKAPRFVPLTSICFPDSLLQDEERSFFPTMEEMFGGGAADDYGKAGHPEDDGDPKGGAGPPPGPPAYDPYGPYCPGRASGAGPETPGLGLDKPPELPSTVNAEPLGLIQSGPHQAAPPPPPPPPPPASEPKGGLTSPIFCSTKPKKLLKTSSFHLLRRRDPPFQTPKKLYAQEYEFEADEDKADVPADIRLNPRRLPDLVSSCRSRPALSPLGDIDFCPPNPGPDGPRRRGRKPTKAKRDGPPRPRGRPRIRPLEGPTIPGPASASMPSDGAKKPRGRGRGRGRKAEEATAMRLEPLKPLKIKLSVPKVGEGLGVSSGDAISSADHNSLDSSLTREKIEAKIKEVEEKQPEMKSGFMASFLDFLKSGKRHPPLYQTGLTPPLSPPKSVPPSVPARGLQPQPPTAPAVPHPPPAGAFGLGGALEAAESEGLGLGCPSPCKRLDEELKRNLETLPSFSSDEEDSVAKNRDLQESISSAISALDDPPLAGPKDPAAPEEPALATTTTAAVPGPPPPPLPGLPSANSNGTPSEPLEEPPMLEEKPPPSPPPASTPQPPPPPPPPPALPSPPPLVAPAPSSPPPLQPPPTPAVPSPPPPPPPPPLPPPPPATAPPAAPPEEPAAPSPEDPEPPDARPLHLAKKQETAAVCGETDEEAGESGGEGIFRERDEFVIRAEDIPSLKLALQTGREPPPIWRVQKALLQKFTPEIKDGQRQFCATSNYLGYFGDAKNRYQRLYVKFLENVNKKDYVRVCARKPWHRPPVPVRRSGQAKGPSSTGASSVPPPKTPAPPPNPEKVTPEKPPEQTPETPVPEPPASEKPSPPRPVEKEKEKEKERVTRGERLLRGERATTGRQTRPERGQATGQSASRLPKARPPKVKAEPPPKKRKKWLKEAVGNASAGGGPAGSSSDSESSPGAPSEDERAVPGRLLKTRAMREMYRSYVEMLVSTALDPDMIQALEDTHDELYLPPMRKIDGLLNEHKKKVLKRLSLSPALQDALHTFPQLQVEQSGEGSPEDGAVRLRPAGEPYNRKTLSKLKRNVVRAQEFKVELEKSGYYTLYHSLHHYKYHTFLRCRDQTLAIEGGAEDLGQEEVVQQCMRNQPWLEQLFDSFSDLLAQAQAHSRCG, from the exons GCCTCTCGGGACTGTTTGACACTGGCCTTCACCACGCGGGCTCAGCAGGGCCCGACGCCTCCGTCATGAACCTCATCTCAGCCCTGGAATCCCGGGGCCCCCAGCCTGGCCCTtctgcctcctctctcctctcccagttCCGCAGTCCTTCGTGGCAAACAG CCATGCACACACCAGGCCCCACGGAGCTCTTCATCTCGGGCGCCCTACCGGGTTCCAGCACCTTTCCGTCCTCCTCTGCCCTGTCGGCTTACCAGCACCCGGCTTCCTTTGGCAGTCGCCCCTTTCCAGTGCCCTCGTCCCTCAGCCTCCAGGATCCCCCATTCAGTCCTCCTGCGAACGGTCTCCTGTCCCCTCATGACGTGCTACATCTGAAGCCCTCTCAGGCCCCCACGGTGCCCTCCTCGTTGGGCTTTGAGCGCCTAGCGGGGGGTGGTGTCCTGGGACCTGCTGGTCTTGGCCCAGCACAGACCCCTCCTTACCGTCCTGGCCCCCCAgatcctcccccacctccccgccaCCTCCCAACTCAGTTCAATCTGCTGGCTTCCTCTTCTGCTgctgcggccgccgccgccgaacAGTCCTCCCCTCAACTGTATAACTTCTCTGGGGCTGCTCCCGGCCCACCGCCCTCTGAGCGGGCTCTGCCTCGCCAGGACACCGTCATCAAACACTACCAGCGGCCTGCCAGTGCtcagcccccacctcccccaccccccgcccatgcCCTCCAGCATTACCTGAGCTGTGGAGGCAGCTACCCCTCCATGGGGCACCGTGCCAATTTGGCCTGCAGCCCCTTGGGTGGTGGGGAGCCCTCTCCAGGTGCTGGAGAACCCAGCAAGGCTGGGCCTAGTGGGGCTACAGCTGGGGCATCAGGCCGGGCCACGGGCCCCGAGGCGgccggaggtgggggtgggggtgctggagGTGGAGGCTACCGCCCCATCATTCAGTCACCCGGCTATAAGACAGGAAAAGGTGGTTATGGAGCCGCCACGGGAGGTGCCAACAGGCCACCGCCACCTCGCTCAACTGCCACACCCAAATGCCAGAGCCTGGGTGGCCCAGCAGGGGCCTATGCCACTGGGAAGACCTCTggggctggcggggctgggggccaggCCTATTCACCTGGTCAGCCCCAAGGGCTTCTGGGACCCCAGGCCTACGGGCAGGGGTTTGGCGGGGGCCAAGCACAGGACTTGAGCAAaggccccagctactcagggggtccCCCGCAGCCTCCCAGTGGGCCCCCACCTCCTGGCCTAGCCACTTGTCAGAGCTACTCTCCAGATCAGCTGCAGGGGCAGCTGTATGGGGTGCAGAGTGAGCCGTACCCAGGGCCAGCTGCCCACTCCCAGGGGCTGCCCACCGCCAGCCCCTCGCTCAGCTACAGCACCGGCCACTCCCCAGCACTCTCGGGCCATGGAGGCGGCTGGGGacccagctccttgggaggtgGCGGGGAGGCCAGCCCCTCTCACATCATCCGCCCTCTCCAGTCACCACCTGCCACAGGCCGCCCCCCTGGAGTGGGCTCTCCAGGAGCTCCTGGCAAATACCTGAGCTCAGTCTTAGCCTCGGCTCCCTTTCTGGCGCCCCCTGGAGCTGGCAGCTACGCGGCAGGAGCCGGGGGCTACAAGGGCAAGGGGGATGGCTCTGAGCTGCTGGCCGGCCCAGGGGGGCCTCCGGCTGAGCGCACCGAAGATGAGGAGTTCCTTATACAGCACCTCCTGCAGGCGCCCAGCCCCCCGCGGACCTCAGGGGCAGATGGCTTGGTGGGCGAGGATGGGGCGGCGGATGCCTCCAAGGGACTTGGGGGAAGTGGTGGGGCTGGGGGACCACCAGGTACGCCCTACGAATTGGCCAAGGAAGACCCCCAGAGGTACCACCTGCAGAGTGTCATCCGCACCAGCGCTAGCCTGGATGAAGGTGCCACCGCCGCCCTGGAGCTGGGCCTGGGGAGgctgaaggagaagaagaagggccCGGAACGGGGTGGCGAGACCCCTGAGGGGCTGGCCACCTCTGTCGTCCACTATGGCGCAGGTGCCAAGGAGCTGGGGGCCTTCTTGCAAAAgagccctccacccccacctcccaccggCCAGCCTGCCCAGCCCACCCCCCACGGTCTCCTATTGGAGGCCGGAGGCCCTGACCTCCCCTTGGTGTTACCTCCGCCTCCCCCACAGCTGCTCCCCTCAGTCCtcagccatgcccccagtccctCTCCCAGTGCCCCTAAGGTTGGTGTTCACCTCCTGGAGCCAGCCACCCGCGATGGGGCGCCCcagccaccacccccacccccgccgcccatCCCCCTGCAGCTCGAGGCTCACCTCCGCAGCCACGGCCTGGAGCCCACGGCCCCCAGCCCCCGGCTGCGGCCTGAGGAGAGTCTGGAGCCCCCAGGTGCCATGCAGGAATTGCTGGGGGCTCTGGAGCCACTGCCCCCAGGGCCTGGTGACACTGGTGTAGGCCCACCAAACTCAGAGGGCAAAGATCCTGCGGGGGCCTACAGGAGCCCCAGCCCGCAGGGCCCCAAGGCTCCCCGCTTTGTGCCTCTCACCTCCATCTGCTTCCCGGACTCCTTGCTCCAAGACGAGGAACGGAGTTTCTTCCCTACCATGGAGGAGATGTTTGGTGGTGGGGCAGCAGATGACTATGGCAAGGCTGGGCACCCTGAGGACGATGGGGACCCCAAGGGGGGTGCTGGGCCTCCCCCAGGCCCGCCAGCCTATGACCCTTATGGGCCTTACTGCCCAGGTCGAGCGTCTGGGGCAGGGCCGGAAACTCCGGGATTGGGCTTGGACAAGCCCCCTGAGCTGCCTTCTACCGTCAACGCCGAACCCCTGGGCCTGATCCAGAGCGGACCCCATCAAGCGGCCCCACCACCCccgcctccaccaccaccaccagcttcCGAGCCCAAGGGCGGCCTCACCTCACCCATCTTCTGCTCAACCAAGCCAAAGAAGCTACTCAAGACTTCGTCCTTCCACCTCCTCCGACGCCGCGACCCGCCCTTCCAGACGCCCAAGAAACTCTATGCCCAGGAGTACGAGTTTGAGGCTGACGAGGACAAGGCTGATGTGCCTGCCGACATCCGCCTCAACCCCCGGCGCCTTCCCGACCTGGTGTCCAGCTGCCGATCGCGGCCAGCCCTCTCACCGCTAGGCGACATTGACTTCTGCCCGCCCAACCCAGGTCCTGATGGCCCTCGCCGCCGTGGCCGAAAGCCCACCAAGGCCAAGCGTGACGGCCCTCCCCGGCCTCGGGGCCGGCCCCGGATCCGCCCGCTGGAGGGCCCCACTATCCCTGGGCCGGCCTCGGCCTCCATGCCCAGCGATGGGGCCAAGAAGCCTCGGGGCCGGGGCAGAGGTAGAGGCCGGAAGGCTGAGGAGGCCACAGCCATGCGGTTGGAGCCACTGAAGCCACTTAag ATCAAGCTGTCCGTGCCCAAGGTTGGCGAGGGTCTGGGAGTCTCCTCGGGCGATGCCATTTCCAGCGCTGACCACAACAGCCTGGACTCCAGCCTGACGCGGGAGAAGATCGAGGCCAAGATCAAGGAGGTAGAGGAAAAGCAACCAGAGATGAAGTCGGGCTTCATGGCCTCCTTCCTGGACTTCCTCAAGTCGGGGAAGCGCCACCCACCACTGTACCAGACGGGCCTGAcgccccccctcagcccccccaaGAGCGTGCCACCCTCCGTGCCAGCGCGAGGCCTGCAGCCCCAGCCGCCCACGGCGCCTGCCGTGCCGCACCCTCCACCTGCCGGGGCCTTCGGGCTGGGGGGCGCCCTGGAGGCGGCAGAGAGCGAGGGGCTGGGGCTCGGCTGCCCTTCGCCTTGCAAACGGCTGGATGAGGAGCTGAAGCGGAACCTGGAGACgctgccatctttctcctctgacGAGGAAGACTCTGTGGCCAAGAACCGGGACCTACAAGAGAGCATCTCCTCGGCCATCTCCGCCCTTGATGACCCACCGCTTGCTGGACCGAAGGACCCCGCTGCCCCGGAGGAGCCTGCCTTGGCCACCACCACCACGGCTGCAGTCCCAGGGCCTCCGCCACCGCCTCTCCCCGGGCTTCCCAGTGCCAACAGCAATGGCACGCCCAGCGAGCCCCTAGAAG AGCCCCCTATGCTGGAAGAGAAGCCTCCACCCTCCCCGCCTCCTGCCTCGACACCTCAACCTCCGCCACCTCCACCgccacctccagccctgccctcGCCACCCCCGCTGGtggccccagcacccagctcaccgCCTCCTCTGCAGCCGCCACCCACTCCGGCTGTGCcctcgccgccgccaccgccaccaccccctccccttcctccccctccaccaGCAACTGCCCCCCCAGCCGCCCCACCTGAGGAGCCAGCGGCCCCATCCCCCGAGGACCCGGAGCCCCCCGATGCCCGGCCTCTGCACCTGGCCAAGAAGCAGGAGACGGCAGCTGTGTGCGGGGAGACGGACGAGGAGGCGGGCGAGAGCGGCGGTGAGGGCATCTTCCGGGAACGGGACGAGTTTGTCATCCGGGCCGAGGACATCCCTTCTCTGAAG CTGGCCCTGCAGACGGGGCGTGAACCCCCACCCATCTGGCGTGTCCAGAAGGCTTTGCTACAGAAATTCACTCCAGAGATCAAGGATGGTCAAAGGCAGTTTTGTGCTACCAGTAAT TATTTGGGATATTTTGGGGATGCAAAAAATCGGTACCAGCGCCTGTATGTCAAGTTCCTGGAAAATGTCAACAAGAAGGATTATGTGAGGGTCTGCGCCCGGAAACCCTGGCACCGGCCGCCAGTGCCAGTCAG ACGCTCCGGGCAAGCCAAGGGCCCCTCCTCAACAGGGGCCAGCTCTGTACCTCCACCCAAgaccccggccccccctcccAACCCCGAGAAGGTGACCCCTGAGAAGCCCCCCGAGCAGACGCCCGAGACCCCTGTGCCTGAACCCCCTGCCTCTGAAAAGCCATCGCCCCCACGACCtgtggagaaggagaaggagaaagagaaggagagggtgACGCGGGGGGAGCGGCTACTGCGGGGGGAGCGGGCCACTACTGGACGGCAGACACGGCCAGAACGGGGCCAGGCCACAGGACAGTCTGCTTCCCGCCTGCCCAAGGCCCGGCCCCCCAAGGTGAAGGCTGAGCCACCCcccaagaagaggaagaagtggcTAAAGGAAGCTGTGGGCAACGCGTCGGCGGGCGGGGGCCCCGCAGGCAGCTCCTCCGACTCAGAGTCGTCCCCTGGAGCACCCAGTGAGGATG AGCGAGCAGTGCCCGGGCGCCTACTGAAGACACGGGCCATGCGGGAAATGTACCGGAGCTATGTGGAGATGTTGGTGAGCACCGCGCTGGACCCAGACATGATCCAGGCCCTAGAAGACACACACG ACGAGCTATACCTGCCACCCATGCGCAAGATCGATGGCCTCCTGAACGAGCACAAGAAAAAGGTCCTGAAGCGGCTTTCACTGAGCCCAGCCCTGCAG GACGCCCTACACACGTTCCCACAGCTGCAAGTGGAGCAGAGTGGGGAAGGCTCCCCTGAAGACGGAGCTGTACGGCTGCGGCCAGCCGGCGAACCCTATAATCGCAAGACGCTCAGCAAGCTCAAGAGGAATGTGGTCCGAGCCCAG GAGTTCAAGGTTGAGTTGGAGAAATCGGGGTACTACACGCTGTACCACTCACTCCACCACTACAAATACCACACGTTCCTGCGCTGCCGAGACCAG ACTCTGGCCATCGAGGGCGGAGCTGAGGACCTGGGCCAGGAGGAGGTGGTCCAGCAGTGCATGCGCAACCAGCCCTGGTTGGAGCAGCTCTTCGACTCCTTCAGTGACCTGCTGGCCCAAGCACAGGCCCACAGCCGCTGCGGGTGA
- the Rras gene encoding ras-related protein R-Ras isoform X1, with translation MSSGAASGTGRGRPRGGGPGPGDPPPSETHKLVVVGGGGVGKSALTIQFIQSYFVSDYDPTIEDSYTKICTVDGIPARLDILDTAGQEEFGAMREQYMRAGHGFLLVFAINDRQSFNEVSKLFTQILRVKDRDDFPVVLVGNKADLESQRQVLRSEALTFSATNHVAYFEASAKLRLNVDEAFEQLVRAVRKYQEQELPPSPPSTPRKKNGGCPCVLL, from the exons ATGAGCAGCGGGGCGGCGTCCGGGACTGGGCGGgggcggccccggggcgggggacCGGGACCCGGGGACCCCCCGCCCAGCGAGACACACAAGCTGGTGGTCGTGGGCGGCGGAGGCGTGGGCAAGAGCGCGCTGACCATCCAGTTCATCCAG TCCTACTTTGTGTCTGACTACGACCCCACCATTGAGGACTCCTACACGAAGATCTGCACGGTGGATGGCATTCCTGCCCGGCTGGATA TCCTGGACACGGCGGGCCAGGAGGAGTTCGGGGCCATGCGGGAGCAGTACATGCGTGCTGGCCACGGTTTCCTGCTCGTGTTCGCCATTAACGACCGTCAGAG TTTCAACGAGGTGAGCAAGTTATTCACACAGATCCTCCGGGTTAAGGACCGTGATGATTTCCCTGTGGTGCTGGTTGGAAACAAGGCGGATTTGGAGTCACAGCGCCAG GTCCTCAGATCTGAAGCACTGACTTTCAGCGCCACCAACCACGTGGCCTACTTTGAGGCCTCTGCCAAGCTGCGACTCAACGTGGATGAGGCCTTTGAGCAGCTGGTGCGGGCTGTCCG AAAATACCAGGAGCAAGagctgccccccagcccccccagcacccccaggAAGAAGAATGGAGGTTGCCCCTGTGTCCTGCTCTAA
- the Rras gene encoding ras-related protein R-Ras isoform X2, with product MSSGAASGTGRGRPRGGGPGPGDPPPSETHKLVVVGGGGVGKSALTIQFIQKNFVSDYDPTIEDSYTKICTVDGIPARLDILDTAGQEEFGAMREQYMRAGHGFLLVFAINDRQSFNEVSKLFTQILRVKDRDDFPVVLVGNKADLESQRQVLRSEALTFSATNHVAYFEASAKLRLNVDEAFEQLVRAVRKYQEQELPPSPPSTPRKKNGGCPCVLL from the exons ATGAGCAGCGGGGCGGCGTCCGGGACTGGGCGGgggcggccccggggcgggggacCGGGACCCGGGGACCCCCCGCCCAGCGAGACACACAAGCTGGTGGTCGTGGGCGGCGGAGGCGTGGGCAAGAGCGCGCTGACCATCCAGTTCATCCAG aaga ACTTTGTGTCTGACTACGACCCCACCATTGAGGACTCCTACACGAAGATCTGCACGGTGGATGGCATTCCTGCCCGGCTGGATA TCCTGGACACGGCGGGCCAGGAGGAGTTCGGGGCCATGCGGGAGCAGTACATGCGTGCTGGCCACGGTTTCCTGCTCGTGTTCGCCATTAACGACCGTCAGAG TTTCAACGAGGTGAGCAAGTTATTCACACAGATCCTCCGGGTTAAGGACCGTGATGATTTCCCTGTGGTGCTGGTTGGAAACAAGGCGGATTTGGAGTCACAGCGCCAG GTCCTCAGATCTGAAGCACTGACTTTCAGCGCCACCAACCACGTGGCCTACTTTGAGGCCTCTGCCAAGCTGCGACTCAACGTGGATGAGGCCTTTGAGCAGCTGGTGCGGGCTGTCCG AAAATACCAGGAGCAAGagctgccccccagcccccccagcacccccaggAAGAAGAATGGAGGTTGCCCCTGTGTCCTGCTCTAA